A portion of the Gemmatimonadaceae bacterium genome contains these proteins:
- a CDS encoding transferrin receptor-like dimerization domain-containing protein yields the protein MRAFVASLALAAGGVTFSPRAPSPDTLRGFSPESSRIERDWEGKFRAIPDPARLRSMMQRLSARPHHVGSPYNKVNAEWLRDQFRSFGWQAEIENFDVLFPTPKERLVELVAPTIFKAKLQEPTVPGDPTSGQHDEQLPSYNAYSIDGDVTGPLVFVNFGVPADYEELERHGVSVKGAIVIAKYGGSWRGIKPKVAAEHGAIGCLIYSDPRDDGYADGDVFPKGPMRPRDGVQRGSVADMPTYPGDPLTPGVGATKDAKRYTVAEAPTITKIPVLPLSYGDAEPLLAALTGDVVPQPWRGGLPITYRFGPGAARVHLHVKSEWSLKTLNDVIARLPGTTESDEWVIRGNHHDAWVNGAEDPISGLVPELEEARALGELYKQGWRPKRTIIYAAWDGEEPGLLGSTEWAEAHADELRQHAVAYLNSDSNDRGYLNVEGSHSLEKFINGVAKDVTDPEAGVSSWKRNQLAAIARGTPEARRDAREREDLRIGALGSGSDYTPFLQHLGIASLDLAYGGEDKSGIYHSIYDDFYWYTHFSDTSFVYGRALSQVVGQAVMRLADADVLPFAFTNLAETAQRYVTELQHLRETRANEIAERNREIDENLFAATSDPRTPTRAPAVEARAPQLEFAPLLNAVDSLNRAAQHYEKVYNQWVERGGVVQAGTAGASTLKALNERLLQAERALTSPEGLAKRSWYTHLLYAPGYYTGYGVKTMPGVREAIEQGQWGSVNGEIARVAAALIREATLVSQVAEALNAAR from the coding sequence ATGCGTGCCTTTGTAGCCTCCCTCGCGCTCGCCGCAGGCGGCGTGACCTTCAGCCCGCGAGCTCCCTCCCCCGACACCCTTCGCGGTTTCTCGCCCGAATCCTCGCGCATCGAGCGCGATTGGGAAGGAAAATTCCGTGCGATTCCCGATCCGGCGCGCTTGCGCAGCATGATGCAGCGCCTTTCGGCTCGCCCGCATCACGTCGGCTCGCCGTATAACAAGGTCAACGCCGAATGGTTGCGCGACCAGTTTCGTTCGTTTGGCTGGCAAGCGGAGATCGAGAATTTCGACGTCCTCTTCCCGACGCCGAAAGAGCGCCTTGTCGAGCTCGTGGCGCCGACGATCTTCAAGGCCAAGTTGCAGGAGCCGACCGTCCCCGGTGATCCCACGTCGGGGCAGCACGACGAGCAGCTTCCGTCGTACAACGCGTACTCGATCGACGGCGACGTCACGGGTCCGCTCGTCTTCGTGAACTTCGGCGTCCCCGCCGACTACGAAGAGCTCGAAAGACACGGCGTCTCGGTAAAGGGGGCGATCGTGATCGCGAAGTATGGCGGCTCGTGGCGTGGCATCAAACCGAAGGTCGCCGCCGAGCACGGCGCGATCGGATGCCTCATCTACTCCGATCCGCGCGACGACGGCTACGCCGATGGCGACGTGTTTCCCAAAGGTCCGATGCGGCCACGCGATGGCGTGCAACGAGGCAGCGTCGCCGACATGCCAACCTACCCCGGAGATCCACTGACTCCGGGTGTCGGAGCAACAAAAGACGCGAAGCGTTATACGGTGGCCGAGGCGCCGACGATCACGAAGATTCCCGTGCTGCCCCTTTCGTACGGCGACGCCGAGCCGCTCCTCGCGGCGCTCACGGGCGACGTCGTGCCGCAGCCGTGGCGCGGCGGTCTGCCGATCACCTATCGCTTCGGCCCCGGCGCGGCACGCGTCCACCTCCACGTCAAGTCAGAGTGGAGTCTGAAGACACTCAACGATGTCATCGCACGGCTCCCCGGAACGACGGAGAGCGACGAGTGGGTGATCCGCGGCAACCATCACGACGCATGGGTCAACGGCGCCGAGGATCCGATCTCCGGTCTCGTCCCCGAGCTCGAGGAAGCGCGCGCGTTAGGCGAACTGTACAAGCAAGGGTGGCGTCCGAAGCGGACGATCATCTACGCGGCATGGGATGGCGAGGAGCCGGGCCTGCTCGGATCCACGGAATGGGCCGAAGCTCACGCTGACGAGCTCCGTCAACATGCGGTTGCCTACCTGAACAGCGACTCCAATGACCGGGGGTACCTCAACGTCGAGGGCTCACATTCCCTCGAGAAGTTCATCAACGGCGTGGCGAAGGACGTCACCGATCCCGAGGCGGGCGTAAGCTCGTGGAAGCGAAATCAACTCGCTGCGATTGCGCGCGGCACGCCGGAAGCGCGACGCGACGCACGCGAGCGCGAGGATCTGCGCATCGGTGCGCTCGGCTCGGGCTCGGACTACACGCCGTTCCTTCAACACCTTGGCATCGCGTCGCTCGACCTCGCCTACGGCGGCGAGGACAAGAGCGGCATCTATCACTCGATCTACGACGACTTCTACTGGTACACGCACTTCAGCGACACGAGCTTCGTCTACGGCCGCGCCCTTTCGCAGGTGGTCGGCCAGGCCGTGATGCGTCTTGCGGATGCCGATGTGCTGCCGTTTGCCTTCACTAACCTCGCCGAGACGGCGCAGCGCTACGTGACCGAGTTGCAGCACCTTCGCGAGACGCGCGCAAACGAGATTGCCGAGCGAAATCGGGAGATCGACGAGAATCTCTTTGCCGCGACAAGCGATCCCCGTACGCCAACGCGCGCGCCCGCGGTCGAGGCGCGAGCTCCGCAGCTCGAATTCGCTCCACTGCTGAACGCCGTCGACTCGCTCAACCGGGCCGCGCAGCATTACGAGAAGGTCTACAACCAATGGGTCGAGCGTGGCGGCGTCGTGCAGGCCGGAACCGCCGGTGCGTCGACACTAAAGGCGCTGAATGAGCGACTGCTGCAGGCTGAGCGGGCGTTAACGTCGCCCGAGGGGCTAGCAAAGCGAAGCTGGTACACGCACCTGCTGTACGCCCCGGGCTACTACACGGGTTACGGCGTCAAGACGATGCCAGGCGTTCGTGAGGCAATCGAGCAGGGCCAATGGGGATCAGTGAATGGCGAGATCGCGCGCGTCGCGGCGGCGCTCATTCGGGAGGCCACGCTTGTTAGTCAGGTGGCCGAGGCTCTCAACGCTGCGCGCTGA
- a CDS encoding CopD family protein, which produces MLAQSLIHWPQPITEYIGFIGSFFPAGAIGFRFAVLRGVLTRGEQSGMVETRQRLLAEAARRAAAIGLIGTIVAAALLWYQLPGLAARRHSTVAQLVAQNAGVELQIGFFVVALVGFVLALRGSRVGWWLAAIGFVCGLLRNAFLAQWGGLTNPLHVLAGGLWIGTLFVMLAAGISVVLNNELALDQRGPIISDMVYSFSPLALGAAPVLVLFGIIIAWKHLHVLSNLWMSPYGQTLIVKLCLVALVFALGAWNWRRQKPTLGSESGALAIRRSATMEVAVAALVLAATAVLLSIPAPRVKKPAAPVAPVPNATAGQPSH; this is translated from the coding sequence GTGCTCGCACAGTCTCTGATTCACTGGCCGCAGCCGATCACGGAGTACATCGGATTCATTGGTTCCTTTTTCCCTGCGGGCGCGATTGGATTTCGTTTCGCGGTGCTTCGCGGAGTACTGACACGTGGAGAACAGTCCGGGATGGTTGAAACGCGGCAGCGTCTGCTTGCGGAGGCGGCGCGGCGCGCGGCAGCCATCGGGTTGATTGGAACGATCGTCGCCGCGGCCCTTCTATGGTATCAGCTGCCCGGACTCGCGGCGCGACGGCATTCCACGGTCGCGCAACTGGTGGCGCAGAACGCCGGTGTCGAGCTGCAGATCGGCTTCTTTGTGGTCGCGCTGGTTGGATTCGTGCTCGCGCTGCGCGGAAGCAGAGTCGGGTGGTGGTTGGCCGCGATCGGATTCGTGTGCGGACTGTTGAGAAATGCATTCCTCGCGCAATGGGGCGGGCTCACGAATCCGCTGCACGTGCTCGCCGGAGGTCTCTGGATCGGAACGCTGTTCGTGATGCTCGCTGCCGGCATTTCTGTGGTGCTGAACAACGAATTGGCGCTCGACCAGCGCGGCCCGATCATCTCGGATATGGTGTATTCGTTTTCGCCCCTCGCCTTGGGTGCGGCCCCCGTGCTCGTGTTGTTCGGCATCATCATCGCGTGGAAGCATCTCCACGTGCTGTCGAACTTGTGGATGTCGCCGTACGGGCAGACGTTGATCGTCAAGCTGTGTCTCGTGGCACTGGTGTTCGCGCTCGGCGCGTGGAACTGGCGGCGGCAAAAACCGACGTTGGGTAGCGAGAGCGGGGCGCTCGCGATTCGGCGCTCGGCGACGATGGAAGTCGCGGTCGCGGCGCTGGTGTTAGCGGCGACGGCGGTGCTGTTGAGCATTCCAGCGCCGCGCGTGAAGAAGCCGGCCGCGCCCGTGGCGCCT